DNA from Musa acuminata AAA Group cultivar baxijiao chromosome BXJ1-5, Cavendish_Baxijiao_AAA, whole genome shotgun sequence:
AGAGGTGCCTTTCTTCTTCTAGAAGGATAGGGCGGCTGCTCACATCGGAATCCGTCAACATCGTCCCAACATTTCACACGTCCAATCGGTCTATTGCTAACCCAACACGTCAAGTTGGGTGAATTGATTGGAAAGACAAGATGCATCATTCGCACTCAATTCTATTGTTTCAAGATGCACTCACTATTATCTGACATTTAATATTtggttgaatatatatatatatatatataattattttttaaaaaataaatagatattaTAAGAACTATTTCTGAGATTTAATATTTGGTTGAATATATATAAATGAAGAGAGTGAGATGTCTTTGTTGATTGTGAGTGGTTAGGAAAATAATATATAGAATGAAAactatttaaataatatttttcataatgaTTGTGATTGACGTAGTAGATTTGTTCGattagaattttattttattttattttgattttttttgtgtgATAAACATGCGTGGAATCACATAAGAGAGTGAATATCCACATATCGattagatattatttaaaaataataagataaattcatatagaaaatcaatagattctttcctttgttttgtttttttgcaTATTCGATGTATTTCTTTCCATCTtagattaattaattatatttgagtcgtataaatgtttttttttctcattccATCACGATTTGAATATCATATGAAAACAcatataatattatcgatatatacttaatattatttggattttttttttgttatacaaAGTAAGCTCGAGAGCAAGAATAAATGATTCTTTTTAATAAAAAGATAAGTGATGAAGGTTCGATTCGAGcctaaatcttataataaattgttatgatttttagcaagaataagTGATATTATGTCATAAAGTTTCATGggcatattaaaatattatatatatatatatatatatatatatatatatatatatatatatatatatatatatatcatatgatgCCCTGCATATTTATTTTTACCTAAGGATACTTTTTACTTAAACAAAAATACCCTCACTACTTACCTAAATGACTTGAttgaaaaattcttaattttgatactgaattatcataatttttttaaaaaataagaaatagTACTAGTCAGAAGctcaacttttttttattttatataaataaatatgaaatatatatgtatatatgtgtgtatatataatacatttgaataatatttttcgtTTTGATTgtgattcattttttattttatttttatattttatgtgaTAACCATACGTTGAATATCCATGTATCGATTAtacattaatttaaaaataataatataaatccatataaaaatatcatagaTAACACTCATAAACATTCGAACCTAAGATATTACGATAAACTGTCAAAGATCCTTAGCTAAGTTAAATTAGATGTCCAAAATCAGTGATATTGtttccaaattttttttttatcgtatgaCCCTCTCCATATTTGTTTCTACCTAaggatatatatatttgtttactTAGATAAAAAAATACCctcattaatattaaaaaaattcttaatttgaaaattaattattctaacttttataaaaaaataatttaatcattttaaaatcatgattctaagattactgatatcaattttattttaaaaatttataataattagtTGTCGGTTTTTTGAATAACATATGTGATAAAGTTATTTTAGTAAATGACGGAGTATATTTTCGACTATAATTGTTTTATCTTTCTTGAAAGTTTATATTGTAATTTTTTCTTTTGTGCACTAAAAATCGATAAATCTGATTTAAAAATTAGCCATCTCTATCGGTGAGTAGATTCGCGTGGGCGGCTgcgctattaaagataaaaatgaACTCTTACTTTTGAGTTCTTTCTTCGTTCACCCTTTTTccaatcaaagtcaaaaagaccaAGTGATGTAACTAATGATAGTGGCTTGAGCAACTTTTTCTTTTGTCCAACTATATATTAACTCTAAAAACCATAAAGCAACTTAAAGAATTCCAAAGTTTTGATGACCAACAACATTTCCAATAACTCCAATGGGATAAGTAATACAACAACTAATTAAACTTAGACTCATTTATTTAGTGTTCATAAATTCATTTTAAGTATTCTCTCATTTTATGTCTCTATTATatttactattattagtataaaaATATGTTTAGTAGTATGTCCAATTGTGAGCTCGTAATTAACATTCGAGTTAGTGTCCAATCGATCGACGTTGTCGTAATCGTCATAACATTGGAGCTTTTTACTTATAAACATGGGTCTTatgaatcttgatttttcaaaatccaTTTTTGTGTGATCGAATATCGATGAGATTTTATTAAGAATGTCTTTAATATAAGTTATGAACACACTTTGAGTCGTGATTTTTTATCATAACTAATTGAAGTTGATGCATGGCTTGATAAATATTGAATCATACATATAATTCTTATACTGGAAAATATTATAGttatcaatgatatatatatatatatatatatatatatatatatagcccacCACAAGATACAATATTCTAATGTCATTAGTACCTCATTACGTGAGATCAAATGGCCACTCGTACACTACAAGCAATCATTCAATCAAATGGTTAGGAGaaaatatacatatattgtgTGAAGATGCAATGCGTTAGAATTGGAGTACCAAATCGGCCTAAATGGTTGCTTATGATTCAGCCCAATTGTGATCCACCATAGAACACCACAACTTGCAACACTATCATGAAAGTGTCATCTAATATGATCCATCATCAACATGATGAATTATCTATTTATTttacattttcaaaaaaaaattcaaaaattattgATTCAAGAATCGAAACCGAAATCGAAACCATCGATTCGTTCTTATCTAATTTTCGGTAAACCAAGATCGATGATTCCAAAATGAAGGTCGACGAGGACGACGATCATGCTTCTCGCACTCAGGGTTACTAATGGAGCACTTAAACCCGCATTGGATCATCCACTAAGTATAATTTTATTGGTAATTCGGCACCAAAGCCTTTGGTTGGGCAATCCAAATCAAGTGAAGTGATGTATACGTATGATGTCAACATGATAACATTTTAATGGTGCCTAACGTTTCGATAAGGTGGTGTCGTATTTTACAGATCAAACATCGCCATCCAATCTTTATGGCCATCGACATCAAGCGAGCTACGTACTCGTCCCTTCTGTACAGTGACCATAGGTTGACAGAATCCACACGGAGATCACACACACAGTCGTCAGTGAGTGagcgaggtggtggtggtggtggtcctcATCACTGTTGGTGGTGGTGAGCATGCATGACTCGAGCTAAAAGTTTGGAGTTGTATGCCTATGATTGATGAGTTTGACTTTACTGCGAAACAAGTCCACATTAATGTCATTTCTGATCCATTCCAATTCCTTGGATGATcaataagaagaaaaagaaacagtACACATATGATATATGTTCAAATGATTGAGTTGCACTCTTCACTCACTTGGGTGGCTGTGAAAGTGATGCTAACCAAACACCTCTTTAATGCTTTCTTGCTTGCTCGCTGTGTTTCAATTTTTGGTGCCTTTCCAAAGGTTAAGAAGATCATTCTTATATCTTATCCGATTATAACTAACTTACATATATGTATGAAATCTTGAGAATTTTAGGGTATACATCTCGAGTGATCGATCGCCTATCGTAAGTCTCTCACTCGAAACATTAACATATTTTCTTTTTAACCCTCAGATATAATGTGGTCAGAATAAGTTAGACATGTTTTGAATCTTTAGAGCTTCGTTGATCCAATTATAAATTTATCGATGTCGAAGGATTTCGCTCGTGTCTTATTTCCATGTTTGTGttataaaagatttatttttaaaacaagaGATGATCGATAACGTTCTTTGAAATATAAATCAATCAGTTTTAAAATCAATATATTAATAGTTTAATGCTCAATCTAACGTGATTGTTGATATCTCGTCAAGTATAACGTACGTCAAACCGATCTTATTTGTTCTTGATGTaatcataattttataaatatttatcttcGAGACAAGTGACGAATGATAACTTCATAAAAATCAGTCGattttatatcataatataaaataatttgtatgcttacattataattattttatgcAATTGTAACTGAAATACTTGGAATTAGGTCATGAATGTTCAGACCAACCAAATCTTTGAGATCTACCGCAGACAACACTATGATCTTTGTGAAAAGAGACAACACAGTGATGTAAGAAACCTTTCATCCTTATGAATCAATGATGATGTCCTCGGTTTGACATCATCCCAGCGGTCGAGATCGTCTCCGCCAACCTCACCGACCGATCCAAGCCGTCCAATCAATCCCCCTGTGGCATGCAAACAAACCCACCTCGTTTCCCCCACGCACGTCCCTCAATTACCAAAACGCCCCCACCTGACCGCTACAGTCGCACCGTGACGGTGACGTCACTTTGAGGTCAGTTTGGGAATTGGCCGGAAAAGTCCTCCGtaagattatgataataataataataataatgatttatTAGCTTTTAATTGTGAGGCTTAGAGATCTCAGATGAGTATAAATTTCGAAGGAATAATGGattaaaaaaagaaggaaaataatAATTAGTAATATTTTTATTTCCTTCACGCCGTGGACCACTTTATCTCTCTACGATGGTCCAAAAGATTCCCCCACCAATCACAGCACCCATCTCTGCCGTCCGATCCCTGCACGGATTACGAGGACCCCACCCACCCATTCACCTCCGTGCTCTTCGCCTCCTCGTGTCCACCGACTCCCTCCCCCCCATCCCCCCGGAGGGGCCCCCTCCGTCCTGATATCGTTTCCCCTGGTCATCGTTTCCCGTTCTCCGTTGGCGATTCTCGCAGGTACGGACCGGAGGGTACACGTACACTCCCTCGTTTCCCGCTTTTCCCGATTCCCTAACCTCTTTGGCGTTTCTGGCTGATATGGCCCGGGTGGTACACGTACGCACTCCCCCTCTCGGCTCGGCGTCGTCGCCATGTGGGTAAGGACGCCGACCGCGACCTTGTACCGAACGCATCGGACGGAACGGATCTGTCCACGGATTCGTCGGGACCGTCCATCGCGAGAACCGAGCTCGCTTCAAAGCCAGGAGAGGCACCTCCCCAAATCGGAGCTCGTCTCATCTCTTCCCCATGGTGGGGTTCCCCACGGGACGTCGCCTCCCCGGGCTCTCCGCCGTTGGATCGTAGCGTCGGCGGAGGAGGAGCTCCGATCGGACGGCGGAAATGGTGCGGGGCTTCGGATGGGCGGCGGCGTTCCCCGACGAGGTGTGGGAGCACGTGTTCTCCTTCCTCGCGGCGGACGCCGACCGGAACGCGGTGGCGCTGGTGTGCCGCGCGTGGCACCGGATCGAGCGGCGGTCGCGGCGGCGGGTCTTCGTTGGGAACTGCTACGCGGTGGCGCCCGCCGCGGCGGTGCGGCGGTTCCCGGAGGTGAGGGCGGCCGCGATCAAGGGGAAGCCCCACTTCGCGGACTTCAACCTCGTGCCCACCGACTGGGGCGGCGGGGCGGAGGCGTGGGTCGAGGCGATGGCGGAAGGGTGGCCGCATCTGGAGGAGCTGCGCCTCAAGAGGATGGTCGTCTCCGATGACTGCCTCGAGCTCATCGCCCGGTCATTCAAGAACTTCGGGGTACTGTCTCTCGTCTCCTGCGACGGTTTCAGCACCGCCGGACTTGCGGCCTTCGCTGCCAACTGCAGGTCGGACTAATTTCTCTTCTCTCTCCCTTTATTTGCTAGCTTTGGGAGTAGATTTGGTACTTTTGATGATAGAAATATTAGTAATTGCTGTGGATTTTGGATTAAAAATTAGTATTTATGTTTACATTTTGCTAAATCAcgcagagaaaaaaaatatagtagTCCGAGAACTCGATTCTTGTGTTGCCTTTAGTGTTTTTCGTGGTCAAAATTTTCGattttgttcttttatttttGTCCTTCTTTGGATTTAGCTTGCAAGAGCAAGGATGTCATAGTTCTTTCGGTAATCTGCTTGAGGAGATGGTCAATTATAGAAAGCAACAATGTTCCTTTGAACACAGTTTCTGCCATTTTGATTGACTGCATTAATCTTCCTTGGGAACACCGAACTGGGAGGTTTTCAGATCCATAAGATTTGGTAATGAAACGAGTCGGCGTGGACTTTAGTAGTAGTGAGTTGCTCAATTTGGAGAGCATTATTAAGGATGATGTcccgaaaaaaaataataataatttgaaggaCAAACATTTCCTTTTCACCTTCAGATTTCTCTATGATGTGTGCTTTCTATTTACGGAAACATCCTCTTCTGGTTAAAGTAGAAAAGCAGGGATTGCTTGTGCTTGCGCATTAAACACTGACCATGAGAAAATTGTTGTCATTGTTGGTTCTGTTGGCATTTTGTTCTCTTGCCATCCTTATTCTAGTTATGTTGTGTGTTTTGTTCCTGAAACCTATTTGCTGCTTTCTTTGATCTCTTAGACTGCTTCGCTATTGCCAATAGATTTCTCTTGGCTATTTTCATCCATTTCCTCTAACTTGTTTGTTTATGAGACTGGTAAAATTTGTCTAGAGTTGGTATGTTTCCCAGATTGAGATAATGTTtagcaaaaataaatattaaaaataagtaGGATTTCCTTTTTTAAGTTGAACTTAGCGTGAGAGCTGAATTGTCAAAGGCATTCAACAGACTGGAATATATTATACTTCATTTCAAGGCTTGCACGTTCCAGAAATATAAGTTAAGCCATGGACAAGGGATGCTTCCAATCTTACATGCATTATTGACTAGTCTGGATAATAACCTACTCAAGGCATAGAGTGTCTGATGAGGTCTGTAGACAGGCAGTCATGCGTTCTTATGCAAGGAAGTGTTTGCTCATAAAGGATCACCTGAAAGCTGAATATATTTCCAAGAAAACAGAAATGGTTAAGATGTGTTTACCATGTGACCATCTTTCAGGATGAGACAGCATCTTCTTTTTTGATCATTATTCTTGTGAATAAATGTTTTCACGTGGGCATTTTCTTCTTGCATCAATGTATTTGCTCCCTTGACCATTGAATTACAAGTCTTATTCCTCTTGAACAATTTTGATTGTCTCTCATTGATTCTACTATTAGTGGTGCGATTTCTTCTGGGTCCTTCCCCACTTCCTTTGCAATGCTAATAATCTCGTACTTTTTCTTCTTGGTTAGACTCCATTCTTCACTGCTTCTCTTGGTGACTCTAATAATCTTCTCCTTTGTCCTTCTTGGTTAGACTCTGTCCTTGCTTCTCTTGGTGATGCTCTGaattttctcctttttccttCTTAGTTATATTCCCTTTTCCCCTTCCCTTTGGCAGCCCAGTCCTTTGTTTGATTTCTCTCCCTTGTCCTTGCTTTTGCCCACATTGAGGTCATGCCTGAAATTTACCAGGTTCTGTTCATCTCATTAGGTCTTCACCAGTTCATACATCAGTGGGATTGGAGGTGGCAACATTGGTTTCCGTTGCTAGTGCGGGTGTGAACGAGCAATGAGAAGTCTGTTGTGGCAGCAGACAGCATTTGTTGTGTTCCAAAGATGAGTAGGTTACAAGTAAGAAAACAATGGTCGGCCGGTACAATTAGTTGTCATATTCCATGTTGTAGAGAGCACACAAACAGAGGTTGACTGCATAGAGATGGGAAGAAGAGAAGAGTTAAAAAGAGAGAGTCATGTGCATGACACACACAGTTTACTTGTTTGGTAGGCTTATGTTCACAAGTGAAGGTGAAAGGAGGGCTTCACTAGGAGACAAAGTACAATAACAGTCAGTGATAACCCCTACGACAAAAGTTTCTCAAGTATATTACACTCTCTCAGAAAGCCCCTGAAGGCCCAAATTTAAGATCTAGTAGAAAATAAATTGAATGCCCTGGCTCTAAGAGTTAAcagatacatgtatacatacatatacggaTTGTACAGACTGTCCCTTGTGTTTTTGCTGCTGAGTTCAGCAGATATACCTTACCTTCTGTACTTTGGAGCTGACCAAGTGAAAGAAAAACAGCACGACTTTTTTTGTGGGTGAATTATTGACATTCTCCTTTTAATGGAAAATGAAGGCTGAAAGACGGAATATTGTTTCTCATATTATTTTATACATAAACCTGCCTAGGTGTTTTTGCACTTAAAGTGGGCTGTACTTTAGGAAATTGCATGTAAAAGAGTTCTTTTTTTACTTCATCTTCTACAACCACTTCTATGTCAGATTGAGTTACTTGTTGTCATAAGTTAACCTAACATTTCTTGTTAAGGTAAAACACTACCGACGTTCATGAATTTAGCCAAATTTAATGATCAGTTTTCTTATCATCTTTCTAGTCACTAACGACCCACTTGCATTGTAGTGATAATAACGATTCTCATCTCTTGTTTCCAAGGTATCAAAACTAAGTTATTGTATATATCATCCATCCTCATGATAAAGGAACCTAATTGACtggattttctttttcttgataaaTTTCTATCTTAACAGGAATCTAAGGGAGCTAGACCTGCATGAAAATGAAGTGGAGGATAATTGTCTAAATTGGATCAGCCATTTTCCAGATTCATTTACTTCTTTGGTTTCTCTCAACATTGCATGCTTGGAAGGTGATGTGAATACATCTGTTCTTGAATGTCTCATTAGCAGATGTCCGAATCTCAGAACTCTCAGACTCAACCATGCCATGCCTCTAGAAAAGCTTGTTAGTCTCCTACAGAGAGCTCCGCAGCTGGTGGACCTTGGAACTAGCAAGTTCTCGGCAGATCATCATCCAGAGCTTTTCTTCAAGCTTGAATCAACCTTTGCTGGCTTTAAACATCTGAAGAGCCTATCAGGTATTTGGGAAGCTGGTCCAGCATACCTTCCAGCAATCTATTCCGTCTGTGAGAGTCTTACATCCCTGAACCTGTGCTATGCTACCATACAGAGCCCAGAGCTCTTAAAATTAGTCAGCCGGTGCAAAAATCTGCAACGATTATGGGTATATATCCATCTTTCAGTCTCTCATATATCATGGGTAGCAACTACATCTCTTTCATATGCTAGCTCACTCATCTAATGATAGGGTCTGGCTCGTATAGCTGGCATGTCTTTTCCATTGTATTGTTCATCTTTTCTATGCTGGCATCTTTTTTCTCATCTATTGAGCACTGACAAAAGCTTCATAATGAATTTAGATTAAGCCAGTGATTGTTTTGTTTTCTTATGCTGCTTTCGTCTTTGCTATGGGAATAAATTTCATTAGCAGATGTCAGTCAGTATTTTAGGAGGAATTCTGATGGCCACCAGTAGTTTATTCGATCTCATGTTTTTGGCCATGTTAGTTGTCCCAAATATATGCTTACCAAGAAGAAACCTGTTTTGTTTAGGTGATGGACTTAATTGAGGACAATGGCCTAATTGCTGTGGCAGCATCATGCAAGCTCCTTCAAGAACTGCGAGTATTCCCTTCTGACCCATATGGTGTGGCACCACCCATCTCTCTTACAGAACATGGCCTTGTTGCGATCTCTGCGGGTTGCCTGATGCTCCACTCTGTTCTCTATTTTTGCCGGCAAATGACTAATGCTGCCCTCCTCACTATTGCTAACAACCGTCCCAATCTCACATGCTTCCGTCTATGCATCATCGAACCGCACACCCCGGATTATATTAGTCAAGAACCTTTAGATGCTGGCTTCAGTGCCATCGTTGAATCCTGCAAAGACCTCCGGCGTCTCTCCTTATCTGGTCTCCTCACTGACCGTGTGTTTAAGTCAATTGGGGCCTCGGCAAATCGTCTTGAGATGCTCTCAGTTGCTTTTGCTGGTGATAGTGATGCGGGTCTTCACTACATTCTCTCTGGTTGCAAGAACTTGCGCAAGCTGGAAATTAGGGACTGCCCATTCGGGGACAAGGCTTTGTTGGACAATGCTTCTAAACTGGAGACAATGCGATCCCTTTGGATGTCATCATGCTCTGTGACCTTGGGGGCGTGCAGACAGCTAGCACTGAAGATGCCACGACTTAACGTGGAGGTCATCGATGAGAGGAGAGGAAGGCCGTTGGAGTCGTGGCCTGATGATTTCCCCGTCGAGAAGCTCTACATCTATCGGACCGTTGCAGGTCCAAGATCAGACACTCCACCATGTGTTTGGACAGTTTAAGGTGGTGACACCCCATAGTATGGGGGTATTATGTTGTATCTTTCGGTTTGTCTTCTGCTTATTAATTTGTTTTCCATTAGTTGTGTGGTTCTTAGATTTCAGCAAGAGTTGAAGCTTTAGTTGTCAATAAGTCGTGGAACTGTATGATTTGTGGCAAGTTGTTGTAGGTCTCTAGAGGTGTTTTTTGTTTTTAGGCTTTTGTTACCTCCATGCAGTGTATTGCAACTTCACACAGAACTGCTCTTATATTCACACTTCTTCAGATTTAGTTTACCTGCTTGTGTGTTTAGGGAATAGCTAATGCAGCAGTGTAGTCAGATATCCTGTCTTGGATGTTGTTTTTTAAGGAATGTGGGGATGGTTTCTCTTTCATAATCTTCATGATGGTTTTTGCCCCCTAAACTAAAGGCAATGCTATTGGAAATGCAGATATGGTCAATTACCAGGATGTTAATCCACTGTGATCTCAGGAACATTACAAGCCCTTTAATTTCTTGGAGGACAAAATTAATTGGAAtagaaaacctttggccacttgtCTGTTGGCAAACAACATAGGAGAGAACAAATATGGAATGGATGCTTGTAAATGCTGTAATTAGAAAGATGCTTACATATTCTGTAATTAGAAAGGGTATAAGTAATTAATTCCTATGAGTGGTATGAGAAAAAGGTAGAGAGAGATCTAAAAACGTTTTGTAggaaattataaatttaaatttaaatactaAATCTAATcaagaatataatttttatatatctcaTAAGATCTATATTTTTggcctatgcttgttatatttatcaaTATAAAGCTAATTATCTTTGATGCATCCCATCATTAAGTTCCATTGTAAACATCTCATATGCATGATGTCATGAAACCCAACATGTTTAGGTAAAATAAGGTTCAATTAGGATTTAATATGAAATTCCTATAAATTTCTATCATTTTATGATCCATATCCCACTCTCAAAGTCAAAAGGATTCAACTTCCTTTACcaatatgattgccttaaaatgaTGAAGAATGAAGCTGAATAGTAAGTAGCATGGCAATTATGTATTGGGATGGAGATGATTCATTATGCAAAGGACTTGTCTACCAAGGATTTGCTACTTCAAGAACAACAGAGGTGTACAAATACTGTGCATGCTCTCCCTCCCTCTTGAAGAGAAAGGTGCAATAATAGGATCCACCATGTCTGGAATTATGAACAGTAAAGAAGAACAAAGCTCAGAGGTCTTAGGAAGTCCAGACAAATCACC
Protein-coding regions in this window:
- the LOC135674699 gene encoding transport inhibitor response 1-like protein Os05g0150500, yielding MVRGFGWAAAFPDEVWEHVFSFLAADADRNAVALVCRAWHRIERRSRRRVFVGNCYAVAPAAAVRRFPEVRAAAIKGKPHFADFNLVPTDWGGGAEAWVEAMAEGWPHLEELRLKRMVVSDDCLELIARSFKNFGVLSLVSCDGFSTAGLAAFAANCRNLRELDLHENEVEDNCLNWISHFPDSFTSLVSLNIACLEGDVNTSVLECLISRCPNLRTLRLNHAMPLEKLVSLLQRAPQLVDLGTSKFSADHHPELFFKLESTFAGFKHLKSLSGIWEAGPAYLPAIYSVCESLTSLNLCYATIQSPELLKLVSRCKNLQRLWVMDLIEDNGLIAVAASCKLLQELRVFPSDPYGVAPPISLTEHGLVAISAGCLMLHSVLYFCRQMTNAALLTIANNRPNLTCFRLCIIEPHTPDYISQEPLDAGFSAIVESCKDLRRLSLSGLLTDRVFKSIGASANRLEMLSVAFAGDSDAGLHYILSGCKNLRKLEIRDCPFGDKALLDNASKLETMRSLWMSSCSVTLGACRQLALKMPRLNVEVIDERRGRPLESWPDDFPVEKLYIYRTVAGPRSDTPPCVWTV